A portion of the Nitratidesulfovibrio termitidis HI1 genome contains these proteins:
- a CDS encoding substrate-binding periplasmic protein has product MSPCPEAADATAGSSADAPVAAPAKGIGAGARQERDAPARGEARRRPTGVLRWLLLAVALPVLAAALALPPGARADDAPAAAHPAGGAGSALAPRHTPPASPPLHVLCDEDLPPYAYKEKGPLSGARGIYPELAAEAFRRMGLAATMVPTPWARAIAELNRKDSEGDSGGKAGERVAVCGLYATTQRRAMHDFSAPLFEERLHLLLPASAAVPQAPAGYGEAAPAGYGGAAPAGLGGTPLAALRGMRLGVVRGWSYGDTLDAARATGDLITEEAGSEAQNLLKVAGGRLDGAIITREGGLWLRERLGLTRLVIMAPQPLAVMPVHLAFRRQDGQRHLLRAFDAAIRDMKADGSYARIVERALNSQ; this is encoded by the coding sequence ATGTCGCCGTGCCCTGAGGCTGCCGATGCCACCGCAGGCAGCAGCGCCGACGCCCCGGTGGCCGCTCCCGCCAAAGGCATCGGAGCGGGCGCCCGGCAGGAGCGCGATGCCCCGGCACGGGGAGAGGCCCGCCGAAGGCCCACCGGCGTGCTCCGCTGGCTTTTGCTGGCCGTGGCCCTGCCTGTGCTGGCCGCCGCACTGGCCCTTCCCCCCGGCGCACGGGCCGACGATGCCCCGGCTGCCGCCCACCCGGCAGGCGGCGCCGGATCAGCCCTTGCGCCCCGGCACACCCCGCCTGCCTCCCCACCGCTGCATGTGCTGTGCGATGAAGACCTGCCGCCCTACGCCTACAAGGAAAAGGGGCCGCTATCCGGGGCGCGCGGCATCTATCCGGAACTGGCCGCAGAGGCGTTCCGCCGCATGGGCCTTGCGGCAACCATGGTGCCCACGCCGTGGGCCAGGGCCATCGCGGAACTGAATCGCAAGGACTCCGAGGGGGATTCCGGAGGGAAAGCCGGGGAACGCGTTGCGGTGTGCGGCCTGTACGCCACAACCCAGCGCCGGGCGATGCACGACTTTTCCGCACCACTGTTCGAAGAACGCCTGCACCTGCTGCTTCCGGCAAGCGCGGCGGTACCCCAAGCCCCTGCGGGATATGGCGAAGCGGCCCCTGCGGGATATGGCGGAGCGGCCCCTGCGGGGCTGGGCGGGACGCCCCTGGCCGCGTTGCGGGGCATGCGGCTGGGCGTGGTGCGCGGGTGGAGCTACGGCGACACGCTGGACGCCGCGCGCGCGACGGGCGATCTCATCACCGAGGAAGCGGGCAGCGAGGCCCAGAATCTGCTGAAGGTGGCCGGGGGGCGGCTGGACGGCGCCATCATCACCCGCGAAGGGGGCCTGTGGCTGCGGGAACGGCTGGGGCTGACCCGTCTGGTCATCATGGCCCCGCAACCGCTGGCGGTCATGCCGGTGCACCTGGCCTTCCGCAGGCAGGACGGGCAGCGCCACCTGCTGCGCGCCTTCGACGCGGCCATCCGGGACATGAAGGCCGACGGCAGCTATGCCCGCATCGTGGAACGCGCCCTGAACAGCCAATAA
- a CDS encoding HAD family hydrolase, whose protein sequence is MLRLEIPGREALELDHLVLDYNGTIAASGALVDGVADRITRLAGELAVHVVTADTFGSVASALAGLPVRLHVLPPGMQDEAKRRYVADLGSLRTVAMGNGRNDLLMLLEAGLSVAVLGDEGASVQTLCAADVAVRHICDGLDLLLHPLRLVATLRR, encoded by the coding sequence ATGCTCAGACTGGAGATTCCGGGCCGCGAGGCCCTTGAACTGGACCATCTGGTTCTGGACTACAACGGCACCATCGCCGCATCCGGCGCGCTGGTGGACGGCGTGGCCGACCGCATCACCCGGCTGGCCGGTGAACTGGCCGTGCACGTGGTCACGGCGGACACCTTCGGTTCCGTGGCATCGGCGCTGGCCGGGCTGCCGGTGCGGCTGCACGTGCTGCCGCCCGGCATGCAGGACGAGGCCAAGCGGCGCTACGTGGCAGACCTTGGTTCGCTGCGCACCGTGGCCATGGGCAACGGGCGCAACGACCTGCTCATGCTGCTGGAAGCGGGGCTTTCCGTGGCGGTGCTGGGGGACGAGGGCGCCTCGGTGCAGACGCTGTGCGCCGCCGACGTGGCCGTGCGCCATATTTGCGACGGGCTGGATCTTTTGCTGCACCCGTTGCGGCTGGTGGCCACGCTGCGCAGATAG
- the glmU gene encoding bifunctional UDP-N-acetylglucosamine diphosphorylase/glucosamine-1-phosphate N-acetyltransferase GlmU, with the protein MASITGALILAAGKGTRMHSDKPKVLQSILGEPMLRFVYDALEPLFGGNLWTVIGHKADMVRAAFKGEDHRFVVQEKQLGTGHALQAAWEELKAAGLERVVVVNGDTPLLPTSTVATFLKEAMDADVAFMTLTLPDPGAYGRVVRHNRRVVAIVEAKDYDETLYGPEPDEINAGIYCLRMDAVEKLLPRLTNANKSGEYYITDLVGLAVAERMDVIGVECGQDPNLLGVNDPAELIRSEALVRARIALNWIEKRVLIHAPETVRISPRAVLEPGAEIYGPCEIYGASRIARAAVVHSHCWLRDAVVAEGAAVHPFSHVEQAEIGPDCVVGPYARLRPGAVMEEGARVGNFVEMKKARLGKGAKANHLTYLGDAEVGPGANIGAGTITCNYDGVHKHKTVIGEGAFIGSNSALVAPVTIGAGSLVGAGSVITKDVPDDSLAIARGRQTTLPRRRNS; encoded by the coding sequence ATGGCGTCCATCACCGGCGCTCTCATACTGGCAGCGGGCAAGGGCACCCGCATGCATTCCGACAAGCCCAAGGTATTGCAGTCCATTCTTGGCGAACCCATGCTGCGCTTCGTGTACGATGCGCTGGAGCCGCTGTTCGGCGGCAACCTGTGGACCGTCATCGGCCACAAGGCCGACATGGTGCGCGCAGCGTTCAAGGGCGAGGACCACCGCTTCGTGGTGCAGGAAAAACAGCTGGGCACCGGGCACGCCCTGCAGGCCGCGTGGGAAGAACTGAAGGCCGCGGGCCTTGAGCGCGTGGTGGTCGTCAACGGCGACACCCCGCTGCTGCCCACCTCCACCGTGGCCACCTTCCTGAAGGAGGCCATGGACGCGGACGTGGCCTTCATGACCCTGACCCTGCCCGACCCCGGCGCGTATGGCCGCGTGGTGCGCCACAACCGCCGCGTGGTGGCCATCGTCGAGGCCAAGGACTACGACGAAACCCTGTACGGCCCGGAACCGGACGAAATCAACGCGGGCATTTACTGCCTGCGCATGGACGCGGTGGAAAAGCTGCTGCCCCGCCTGACCAACGCCAACAAGAGCGGCGAATACTACATCACCGACCTTGTGGGCCTGGCCGTGGCGGAACGCATGGACGTCATCGGCGTGGAATGCGGGCAGGATCCCAACCTGCTGGGCGTCAACGACCCGGCGGAGCTGATCCGGTCGGAAGCGTTGGTGCGCGCGCGCATCGCCCTGAACTGGATAGAAAAGCGCGTGCTCATCCACGCGCCGGAAACCGTGCGCATCAGCCCGCGCGCGGTGCTTGAGCCGGGGGCGGAAATCTATGGCCCCTGCGAAATCTACGGGGCGTCGCGCATCGCGCGCGCGGCCGTCGTCCATTCGCACTGCTGGCTGCGCGACGCCGTGGTGGCCGAAGGCGCCGCCGTGCACCCCTTCAGCCACGTGGAACAGGCCGAAATCGGCCCGGACTGCGTGGTGGGCCCCTACGCCCGCCTGCGCCCCGGCGCGGTGATGGAGGAAGGCGCGCGCGTGGGCAATTTCGTGGAAATGAAAAAGGCCCGCCTGGGCAAGGGGGCCAAGGCCAACCACCTGACCTACCTTGGCGATGCGGAAGTGGGCCCCGGCGCCAACATCGGCGCGGGCACCATCACCTGCAACTATGACGGGGTGCACAAGCACAAGACCGTCATTGGCGAAGGGGCGTTCATCGGCAGCAACAGCGCGCTGGTGGCCCCGGTGACCATCGGCGCGGGCAGCCTGGTGGGGGCCGGTTCCGTCATAACCAAGGACGTTCCGGACGATTCGCTGGCCATCGCGCGGGGCCGCCAGACGACCCTGCCGCGCCGCAGGAACTCTTGA
- a CDS encoding cell division protein ZapB, whose translation MELIDLLETRVTALLSQLETLREENSRLREEVEGGLSALAEENRILKEALDEERTVKDAVLTRIDALLLRLKDQTGDA comes from the coding sequence ATGGAACTGATTGACCTGCTTGAAACCCGCGTCACGGCGCTCCTGTCGCAGCTCGAAACCCTGCGCGAGGAGAACAGCCGCCTTCGGGAAGAGGTAGAAGGCGGACTTTCGGCGCTGGCGGAAGAGAACCGGATACTCAAGGAAGCCCTTGACGAGGAGCGCACCGTGAAAGATGCGGTGTTGACGCGCATCGACGCGCTGCTGCTTCGCCTCAAGGACCAAACCGGCGACGCCTAG
- the zapA gene encoding cell division protein ZapA encodes MRTYNLTVLGLEVSFKAEADPARVETAKALVEERFNRLKFHGRQLSKEKLLTFLVLGLADDLLQSTQQKDEMRTRMEALLAKIEESA; translated from the coding sequence ATGCGTACTTACAACCTCACCGTCCTGGGGCTTGAGGTTTCCTTCAAGGCCGAGGCCGACCCCGCAAGGGTCGAAACCGCCAAGGCCCTGGTGGAAGAACGGTTCAACAGACTGAAGTTCCACGGAAGACAGCTCAGCAAGGAGAAGCTGCTGACCTTTCTGGTTCTGGGACTGGCGGACGACCTGTTGCAGTCTACCCAGCAAAAGGACGAAATGCGCACCCGCATGGAAGCCCTGCTGGCGAAAATAGAGGAATCCGCGTAA
- the rny gene encoding ribonuclease Y, producing the protein MGLIEIIYVVVGAIIGAASGYALHRYVSSKRIADANELAKRIVEEARKEAQAQKKEILLQGQDEIFHQKRELEHEFKERERELKARDRKMQEQGERLEEKLEKATEKEHEVLAAEKELTRRERHLAGMEEQISSRIDEQERRLQEISGLTAEEAKSRLFEDIESRTRHEAAKMIRLIETESKETADRKAKEIIANAIQRYAGDYVGEQTVTAVTLPSEDMKGRIIGREGRNIRALEAATGVDLIIDDTPETVILSAYSPLRRQVAKMALERLIQDGRIHPARIEDIVRKCEQELEVQIREVGEQATFDAGVHGIHPDIVRLLGQLKYRTSFSQNVLQHSLEVAALCGMMAAELGMDIKKAKRAGLLHDIGKAVDHEVEGPHAIIGSDIAKKYNESKEIIHAIAAHHEDTPPKSALAVLVQAADGLSGARPGARKELLENYVKRLEDLENIATGFDGVAKAYAIQAGREIRVMVNSDNVDDDQTYMLCKDIAGKIEKNLTYPGQIRVTVIRERRAVGFAK; encoded by the coding sequence ATGGGGCTCATCGAAATCATCTACGTCGTCGTGGGAGCGATCATCGGCGCGGCATCAGGCTATGCCCTGCACCGCTACGTAAGCTCCAAGCGCATCGCCGATGCCAACGAACTCGCCAAGCGCATCGTCGAGGAAGCCCGCAAGGAAGCGCAGGCCCAGAAGAAGGAGATTCTGCTTCAGGGCCAGGACGAAATCTTTCACCAGAAACGCGAACTGGAACACGAGTTCAAGGAACGCGAACGCGAACTGAAGGCGCGTGACCGCAAGATGCAGGAACAGGGCGAACGCCTGGAGGAAAAGCTCGAAAAGGCCACCGAAAAGGAGCACGAGGTGCTGGCCGCCGAAAAGGAGCTGACCCGCCGCGAACGTCACCTGGCCGGCATGGAGGAACAGATTTCCTCCCGCATCGATGAACAGGAACGCCGCCTGCAGGAAATATCCGGCCTGACCGCCGAAGAAGCGAAATCGCGTCTTTTCGAAGACATCGAATCGCGCACCCGTCACGAAGCCGCCAAGATGATCCGGCTCATCGAAACCGAGTCGAAGGAAACCGCCGACCGCAAGGCCAAGGAAATCATCGCCAACGCCATCCAGCGCTACGCGGGCGACTACGTGGGCGAGCAGACGGTGACCGCCGTCACCCTGCCCAGCGAAGACATGAAGGGCCGCATCATCGGTCGCGAAGGGCGCAACATCCGCGCGCTGGAAGCGGCCACCGGCGTGGACCTGATCATCGACGACACCCCCGAGACGGTCATCCTTTCCGCCTACAGTCCGCTGCGCCGCCAGGTGGCCAAGATGGCCCTGGAACGGCTGATCCAGGACGGGCGCATCCACCCCGCGCGCATCGAGGACATCGTGCGCAAGTGCGAGCAGGAGCTTGAGGTGCAGATCCGCGAGGTGGGCGAACAGGCCACCTTCGACGCGGGCGTGCACGGCATCCATCCGGACATCGTGCGCCTGCTGGGCCAGCTGAAATACCGCACCAGCTTCTCGCAGAACGTGCTGCAACACTCGCTGGAAGTGGCCGCCCTGTGTGGCATGATGGCCGCCGAGCTCGGCATGGACATCAAGAAGGCCAAGCGCGCGGGCCTGCTGCACGACATCGGCAAGGCCGTGGACCACGAGGTGGAAGGGCCGCACGCCATCATCGGCTCGGACATCGCCAAGAAGTACAACGAGAGCAAGGAAATCATCCACGCCATCGCCGCCCACCACGAAGACACCCCGCCCAAGTCGGCCCTGGCCGTGCTGGTGCAGGCCGCAGACGGCCTGTCCGGCGCTCGCCCCGGCGCCCGCAAGGAACTGCTGGAAAACTACGTGAAGCGGCTGGAAGACCTGGAGAACATCGCCACCGGCTTCGACGGCGTGGCCAAGGCCTACGCCATCCAGGCGGGCCGCGAGATCCGGGTCATGGTCAACTCCGACAACGTGGACGACGACCAGACCTACATGCTGTGCAAGGACATTGCGGGCAAGATCGAAAAGAACCTGACCTACCCCGGCCAGATCCGGGTCACGGTCATCCGCGAACGCCGCGCCGTGGGCTTCGCCAAGTAG
- a CDS encoding substrate-binding periplasmic protein: MMLPWDLLPHRFMTALRMVVVMVLTLLMHPAAGSAAPSVVLCNDEHFPLSYRDDAGQPAGMYPEILREAARRSGVQLDVRVVPWTRALRALEMGEAALGGVFSTTRARGQWRVSLPLHLERIVAVLPQDATFHATRVAELKPYRTCIVEGWNYGPPLDGALVDGGWNLDPAPSEALCLRKLEAGRVQVALVGEAGALRLPDPAVPTRTRTVRVGLELPVHVFWPLTVPDETVRRVDGALRHMDEDGTLRRIVQRYLEP; the protein is encoded by the coding sequence ATGATGCTGCCATGGGATTTGCTGCCGCACCGATTCATGACGGCCTTGCGCATGGTCGTGGTCATGGTGCTGACGCTGCTGATGCATCCGGCGGCGGGCAGTGCCGCGCCCTCAGTGGTGCTGTGCAACGACGAGCACTTTCCCCTTTCCTACCGCGATGACGCCGGACAGCCCGCCGGGATGTATCCGGAAATCCTGCGCGAGGCCGCGCGCCGATCCGGCGTGCAACTGGATGTTCGCGTTGTCCCGTGGACGCGGGCCCTGCGCGCCCTGGAAATGGGCGAGGCGGCCCTTGGGGGCGTCTTTTCCACCACCCGCGCGCGCGGGCAGTGGCGGGTCAGCCTGCCCCTGCATCTGGAACGCATCGTGGCCGTGCTGCCGCAGGACGCCACGTTCCATGCCACCCGGGTGGCCGAGCTGAAGCCGTATCGTACCTGCATCGTGGAGGGGTGGAACTACGGGCCGCCGCTGGATGGGGCCCTGGTGGACGGCGGCTGGAACCTGGACCCCGCGCCCAGCGAGGCGCTGTGCCTGCGCAAGCTGGAAGCGGGCCGGGTGCAGGTGGCGCTGGTGGGCGAGGCCGGCGCCCTGCGCCTGCCGGACCCCGCCGTGCCGACGCGCACACGCACGGTCCGCGTGGGGCTGGAACTGCCGGTGCACGTGTTCTGGCCGCTCACCGTGCCGGACGAGACGGTGCGCCGCGTGGACGGGGCCCTGCGCCACATGGACGAGGACGGCACCCTGCGCCGCATCGTGCAGCGCTATCTGGAACCGTGA
- a CDS encoding 1,4-dihydroxy-6-naphthoate synthase yields MSSQNQHTPAVSLSPARTLSLGISPCPNDTYIFHALARGCIPLPCGFDLFMADVEVLNGRARAGTLDVTKLSLAAMAHVLDDYVLLNAGAALGRGCGPLLVAREPLSPADLAGARVAIPGRMTTANLLLSLHGMLQGPREEMVFDQVMPAVAAGKADCGLVIHEGRFTYGGYGLHCVLDLGQWWESAYGLPLPLGAIAARRDLGEATILAVQDAIRRSLEYANANPAASRAWIREHAQEMSDEVTDSHIRTFVNDFSLDLRDEGRAAIRALLEKAVAMSGRPGGSDGPDEPDEADGPGKNLPDLPLFA; encoded by the coding sequence ATGTCTTCGCAGAACCAGCACACTCCGGCAGTTTCCCTGTCCCCGGCGCGCACCCTGTCGCTGGGCATTTCCCCCTGCCCCAACGACACCTACATCTTTCACGCCCTGGCCAGGGGATGCATTCCGCTGCCCTGCGGGTTCGACCTGTTCATGGCCGACGTGGAGGTGCTGAACGGCCGCGCCCGCGCGGGCACGCTGGACGTGACCAAGCTGTCGCTGGCGGCCATGGCCCATGTGCTGGACGACTACGTGCTGCTCAATGCCGGGGCGGCGCTGGGGCGCGGCTGCGGACCGCTGCTGGTGGCGCGCGAGCCGCTGTCGCCCGCCGATCTGGCCGGGGCGCGGGTGGCCATCCCGGGCCGCATGACCACGGCCAACCTGTTGCTTTCCCTGCACGGCATGCTGCAAGGCCCGCGCGAGGAAATGGTGTTCGACCAGGTCATGCCCGCCGTGGCCGCAGGAAAGGCCGATTGCGGGCTGGTCATCCACGAGGGCCGCTTCACCTACGGCGGCTACGGCCTGCATTGCGTGCTGGACCTGGGGCAGTGGTGGGAATCCGCCTACGGGCTGCCCTTGCCGCTGGGGGCCATTGCCGCGCGGCGGGACCTGGGCGAGGCCACCATACTTGCCGTGCAGGACGCCATCCGGCGCAGCCTGGAATACGCCAACGCCAATCCGGCGGCCTCGCGCGCGTGGATACGCGAACATGCCCAGGAAATGTCGGATGAGGTGACCGACAGCCACATCCGCACCTTCGTGAACGACTTCAGCCTGGACCTGCGTGACGAGGGGCGCGCCGCCATCCGCGCGCTGCTGGAAAAGGCCGTTGCCATGTCAGGAAGACCGGGTGGATCAGATGGGCCTGATGAGCCTGATGAGGCAGACGGGCCAGGCAAGAACCTGCCCGACCTGCCCCTGTTCGCCTGA
- the mqnE gene encoding aminofutalosine synthase MqnE: protein MLDAAHYARLGLGTAFEKVMEGARLSPEEGLALFHCPDITAVGALAHHARTRLHGDRTYYVLNRHVNYTNICVNGCLFCAFQRERGQAGSFALTPDDILHRVLDDRGTPFSEVHIVGGCHPDLGLAWFEDVIRRIRAARPQSIVKAFTGVEIAHFASMEGISTLDVLRRLQDAGLAMMPGGGAEIFAPEVRTRICPRKATADEWLRVAGEAHSLGIRTNCSMLYGHIETFEHRVDHLCRLREQQDTSGGFTCFIPLPFLTENSLLKLPPERVGEHVGLDRLRTVAVSRLMLDNIPHVKAYWVMMGVKMAQTALYFGADDLDGTIVEERIGHDAGADSAQSLTVPELELMIRRSGFTPVRRDSHFNPVADPDAIRNDTGHADTPEVRA, encoded by the coding sequence ATGCTCGACGCTGCCCATTACGCCCGCCTGGGCCTTGGGACCGCCTTCGAAAAGGTGATGGAAGGCGCGCGCCTTTCGCCCGAAGAGGGTCTGGCGCTGTTCCACTGCCCGGACATCACCGCCGTGGGGGCTCTTGCCCACCACGCGCGCACCCGCCTGCACGGCGACAGAACCTATTACGTGCTCAACCGGCACGTCAATTACACCAACATCTGCGTCAACGGCTGCCTGTTCTGCGCCTTTCAGCGAGAACGCGGGCAGGCCGGTTCCTTCGCCCTGACGCCGGACGACATCCTGCACCGCGTGCTGGACGACCGGGGCACCCCGTTTTCCGAGGTGCACATCGTGGGCGGCTGCCACCCGGACCTGGGCCTTGCCTGGTTCGAGGACGTCATCCGCCGCATCCGTGCAGCACGCCCCCAGAGCATCGTCAAGGCCTTCACCGGCGTGGAGATCGCCCACTTCGCCAGCATGGAAGGCATCAGCACGCTGGACGTGCTGCGCCGCCTGCAGGACGCGGGCCTGGCCATGATGCCCGGCGGCGGTGCCGAAATCTTCGCGCCGGAAGTGCGCACCAGAATATGCCCGCGCAAGGCCACGGCGGACGAATGGCTGCGCGTGGCGGGCGAGGCGCATTCCCTCGGCATCCGCACCAACTGTTCCATGCTCTACGGGCACATTGAAACCTTCGAGCACCGCGTGGACCATCTGTGCCGCCTGCGCGAACAGCAGGACACATCCGGCGGGTTCACCTGCTTCATCCCCCTGCCCTTCCTGACGGAAAACAGCCTGCTCAAGCTGCCGCCCGAACGGGTGGGCGAACACGTGGGCCTCGACCGGCTGCGCACCGTGGCCGTAAGCCGCCTGATGCTGGACAACATCCCCCATGTGAAGGCCTACTGGGTGATGATGGGCGTCAAGATGGCCCAGACCGCCCTGTACTTCGGGGCTGACGACCTGGACGGCACCATCGTCGAGGAACGCATCGGCCACGACGCCGGGGCCGATTCCGCCCAGTCGCTCACCGTGCCCGAACTGGAACTGATGATCCGCCGTTCCGGCTTCACCCCGGTGCGCCGCGATTCGCACTTCAACCCCGTGGCCGACCCGGACGCCATCCGCAACGATACCGGGCACGCCGATACGCCGGAGGTCCGGGCATGA
- the mqnC gene encoding cyclic dehypoxanthinyl futalosine synthase, protein MPGGSSINEPTGVRAVAERVLDGQRLTRADADLLYDHAGLHTLGHLAHAVRLRKHPQPVVTYVADRNINYSNICVCACRFCAFFRAPGHPEGYVLTREELGRKIEETLALGGTQILLQGGHHPDLPLSFYEGMIGWIRDTYPAIHIHAFSPPEIVFFAEFEKITVAEVIARLRAAGLHSIPGGGAEILVDEVRTQVSPNKCSAGRWLGVMEEAHTQGLRTTATMMFGHEEEPRHRLDHLFAVREVQDRTGGFTAFIPWTFQPAHTNIHRDPEPAPAYLRLLALSRLVLDNVDNVQASWVTMGPQVAQLALYFGANDFGSLMIEENVVAAAGVSFSLSRREIHNCIRAAGFTPVQRTMNYTPVSPQPVVEGEIQEL, encoded by the coding sequence ATGCCGGGCGGCTCGTCCATCAATGAGCCGACCGGGGTCCGCGCCGTGGCCGAACGGGTACTGGACGGCCAGCGCCTTACCCGCGCCGACGCCGACCTGCTGTACGACCACGCCGGGCTGCACACCCTGGGGCATCTGGCCCACGCCGTGCGCCTGCGCAAGCATCCGCAGCCCGTGGTCACCTACGTGGCCGACCGCAACATCAACTATTCCAACATCTGCGTGTGCGCCTGCCGCTTCTGCGCCTTTTTCCGCGCCCCCGGCCACCCCGAAGGGTACGTGCTGACGCGCGAGGAACTGGGCAGGAAGATTGAGGAAACCCTGGCCCTCGGCGGCACCCAGATCCTGCTGCAAGGCGGCCACCACCCCGATCTGCCCCTGTCGTTCTACGAGGGCATGATCGGCTGGATTCGCGACACCTATCCCGCCATCCACATCCACGCCTTTTCGCCGCCCGAAATCGTCTTTTTCGCGGAGTTCGAAAAGATCACCGTGGCCGAGGTCATCGCGCGGCTGCGTGCCGCCGGGCTGCACTCCATCCCCGGCGGCGGCGCGGAAATCCTGGTGGACGAGGTGCGCACCCAGGTTTCGCCCAACAAGTGTTCCGCCGGGCGCTGGCTGGGCGTGATGGAAGAAGCCCACACCCAGGGGCTGCGTACCACCGCCACCATGATGTTCGGGCACGAGGAAGAGCCCCGCCACCGCCTGGACCACCTGTTTGCCGTGCGCGAGGTGCAGGACCGCACCGGCGGGTTCACCGCATTCATCCCGTGGACCTTCCAGCCCGCGCACACCAATATCCACCGCGACCCGGAACCCGCGCCCGCCTACCTGCGACTGCTGGCCCTGTCGCGCCTGGTGCTGGACAACGTGGACAACGTGCAGGCCTCGTGGGTGACCATGGGGCCGCAGGTGGCCCAACTGGCCCTGTACTTCGGCGCCAACGACTTCGGCTCGCTCATGATCGAGGAAAACGTGGTGGCCGCCGCAGGCGTCAGCTTCAGCCTCTCGCGCCGCGAAATCCACAACTGCATCCGCGCCGCCGGGTTCACCCCCGTGCAACGCACCATGAACTATACCCCCGTTTCGCCCCAACCCGTGGTGGAAGGGGAGATACAGGAGTTGTAA
- a CDS encoding menaquinone biosynthetic enzyme MqnA/MqnD family protein, producing the protein MNKATTTPSSCARPLRLGRIGYLNVLPIYHPLESGIIPHEYELVAGPPAVLNNMMARGDLHVSSNSSVEYAHRWRNYLLVPDLAIGSRGPVQSVLLLSRRPVEDLADQPVLISAETHTSAALLRLLFRDYYKFPVRYEVGSATGRIASGNPPEAFLAIGDEALRLRNHPEFPYRLDLGEAWRQWTGLPFVFGVWVVSRAAATAGCFANDPCELLQRARNWGELHMDVILDLTLQGCPLTREELRQYYHGLVFHMGFPEMEGLRLFYHRLAEAGEIPVAPELEFFSM; encoded by the coding sequence ATGAACAAAGCTACCACCACGCCGTCGTCATGCGCGCGCCCGCTGCGCCTGGGCCGCATCGGGTACCTGAACGTGCTGCCCATCTACCATCCGCTGGAGTCGGGCATCATCCCGCACGAGTACGAACTGGTGGCCGGGCCGCCTGCGGTGCTGAACAACATGATGGCCCGGGGCGACCTGCACGTGTCGTCCAACTCGTCGGTGGAGTACGCGCACCGGTGGAGGAACTACCTGCTGGTGCCCGATCTCGCCATCGGCAGCCGGGGGCCGGTGCAGAGCGTGCTGCTGCTGTCGCGCCGCCCGGTGGAGGACCTGGCCGACCAGCCGGTGCTGATCAGCGCCGAGACGCACACCTCTGCCGCGCTGCTGCGCCTGCTGTTCCGCGATTACTACAAGTTCCCGGTACGCTACGAGGTGGGTTCGGCCACCGGACGCATCGCGTCGGGCAACCCGCCGGAGGCGTTCCTGGCCATCGGCGACGAGGCCCTGCGCCTGCGCAACCACCCGGAGTTCCCGTACCGGCTGGACCTTGGCGAGGCCTGGCGGCAGTGGACCGGCCTGCCCTTCGTGTTCGGGGTATGGGTGGTCAGCCGCGCCGCCGCGACAGCAGGCTGTTTCGCCAATGACCCGTGCGAACTGTTGCAGCGCGCCCGCAACTGGGGCGAACTGCACATGGACGTGATCCTCGACCTGACCTTACAGGGCTGCCCCCTGACGCGCGAAGAACTGCGCCAGTACTACCACGGCCTGGTCTTCCACATGGGCTTTCCGGAAATGGAAGGACTGCGCCTGTTCTACCACCGGCTGGCCGAGGCGGGCGAAATACCCGTGGCGCCGGAACTGGAATTCTTCAGCATGTAG